The following proteins are co-located in the Sphaeramia orbicularis chromosome 24, fSphaOr1.1, whole genome shotgun sequence genome:
- the LOC115415666 gene encoding uncharacterized protein LOC115415666, producing MASFVTELQVSLNKTEALKLEAEGFSRVNVDLNKGAGRNNIYLWYKKQSEGVSITRVQVSFNDDMAVGLTMAGYTKIPQNLNTGTKGDVIYLWYFKGTTEYDTPIKEVEVTDNAGAEAQMVKLNWERVTCDLNREAGGNWIHMWVKREKQTYICDVTATDSYDVDADLFKDGYIRMDENTNRGAGGSFVFLWYRQTADPCRALTSVAVSTNDFEYQELQQKGFIRVNVNLNEGTGSGPVYLWYKKEECAKPIKTIILLVNTGATEVFKDAGVTVIERSLNSGNVGRKEFLCFYQ from the exons ATGGCT TCATTTGTCACAGAGCTCCAGGTTTCTCTGAATAAGACTGAGGCGCTGAAGCTGGAGGCGGAAGGCTTCAGTAGAGTCAATGTTGACCTGAACAAAGGGGCAGGAAGAAACAACATCTATCTTTGgtacaaaaaacaaagtgaaggGGTTTCCATCACCAGGGTTCAAGTTTCCTTCAACGACGACATGGCTGTCGGTTTGACCATGGCAGGGTACACCAAGATTCCCCAAAACCTCAACACTGGAACCAAAGGTGATGTCATCTACCTGTGGTACTTCAAAGGGACCACAGAGTACGACACCCCCATCAAGGAAGTCGAAGTCACTGACAATGCAGGAGCTGAAGCCCAGATGGTTAAACTGAACTGGGAGAGAGTGACCTGTGACCTGAACCGTGAAGCTGGAGGAAACTGGATCCACATGTGGGTGAAGAGAGAGAAGCAGACCTACATCTGCGACGTCACCGCCACCGACTCCTATGACGTAGATGCTGACCTCTTTAAAGATGGTTATATCCGCATGGATGAAAACACCAACAGAGGCGCTGGAGGAAGCTTTGTCTTTCTGTGGTACCGTCAGACCGCCGACCCCTGCCGTGCCCTCACCAGTGTGGCCGTCTCCACCAACGACTTCGAGTACCAGGAGCTTCAGCAGAAAGGATTCATCCGTGTGAACGTGAACCTCAATGAGGGCACTGGCAGTGGTCCTGTGTACCTGTGGTACAAGAAAGAAGAATGTGCAAAACCCATCAAAACCATCATCCTGCTCGTTAACACAGGTGCGACTGAAGTGTTTAAGGATGCGGGTGTTACTGTGATTGAGAGAAGTCTCAACTCAGGCAACGTGGGCCGCAAAgagtttctgtgtttttatcaGTAA